One window of the Eucalyptus grandis isolate ANBG69807.140 chromosome 8, ASM1654582v1, whole genome shotgun sequence genome contains the following:
- the LOC104457268 gene encoding uncharacterized protein LOC104457268 isoform X4 produces the protein MQLTTSSKDRADIMMVPIEAEIDDMAVTHDIAGLLSVSLESVTSSDVAGSFVSISLRNSATRVITVTKISEIANSKLFQIKYMDGLVLFPDTITQVALLTCNHVSDESHFTHETLDADRICKLLIQTNDSQSQIEILCQDILHVCSGRDSFSGYNHQVDNANFGNKRTLSLEHLRANAETADLDEFVLGNWKSQGTNCEMSVLDKHEVFFHIVPIGTHLSKWITVHNPSQQPVIMQLLLNSGEMIDECKDPIQLGQPILSGILVHGESVKPPTYGFSVAESALTEAYVHPQGQASLGPLIFHPSDRCEWRSSVLVRNNLSGVEWLSLRGIGGSYSLVLLENSEPVEKLEFDLDFSDSLNIVNQEKMTSQMHDSVHSCHKPLIKVIYAKNTGDMPLEVRRIRVSGTDCKLDGFTVHNCTSFSLRPGEAKKLLISYRSNFLAPVEHRHLELDLASGILIIPMKANIHLTMLGSCKKSLFLIRVKRIFAAILLAALFVLLVLFCFFPQMTVSQDWRCGRGKDSIMTTQCKGKSSKVHYSRKSNKPVGSTKVDPFPNFPVADKPLLPESMAYTDNLRGCEEVHGIGAPDTKSNAQDVGTPVIPAEAQKDRERSCSPLSLVGAAESCNVVEEVSQPGNLSVRIGKDKGRRRRKRKGAGAGFSTLLEVSSSQSGNSTPSSPLSPVSSVPTPRRMCPLSPDPDPEQCIETRNPLSQWPDRERRQVSKPDKSASCLEPAVSKKKSSAVLHVQPPAPAKTASKPVLLPSATFPCAGRPTSSLRPHARAPGSHLCSQKIIKSEEKAESENKFTYDIWGDHFSTLRTAGRSMDDLAKMFGTVNSDSNSFFERGPQTLMNKYQPGSISSQQGG, from the exons ATGCAATTAACAACATCTTCAAAAGATAGAGCTGACATTATGATGGTACCGATTGAAGCTGAGATAGATGATATGGCAGTAACTCATGATATAGCTGGTCTGCTTTCCGTCTCTCTTGAGAGCGTGACATCATCTGATGTTGCTGGAAGTTTTGTTAGCATATCTTTGAGGAATAGTGCTACACGTGTTATTACTGTTACTAAGATCAGTGAAATTGCAAATTCAAAGCTTTTTCAGATCAAGTACATGGACGGATTGGTACTCTTTCCTGACACCATTACCCAAGTTGCTTTACTTACTTGCAATCACGTTTCAGATGAAAGTCATTTTACTCATGAGACCCTTGATGCAGACAGAATATGTAAATTACTTATACAGACGAATGACTCTCAAAGTCAGATTGAAATTCTCTGCCAGGACATTCTACATGTCTGCTCAGGACGTGATTCCTTTTCTGGTTACAATCATCAGGTCGATAATGccaattttggaaataaaaggACATTATCATTGGAGCATTTGCGAGCAAATGCTGAG ACTGCAGATTTAGATGAGTTCGTGCTAGGAAACTGGAAATCTCAAGGTACCAATTGTGAGATGTCGGTGCTTGATAAGCATGAGGTTTTCTTCCACATCGTTCCCATTGGGACTCATCTCTCCAAGTGGATCACTGTGCATAATCCAAGTCAGCAACCAGTCATAATGCAACTGCTTTTGAACTCGGGAGAAATGATTGATGAGTGCAAGGACCCAATTCAACTTGGGCAGCCTATTTTGTCTGGCATCTTGGTTCATGGTGAATCTGTCAAACCACCGACCTATGGGTTTTCTGTAGCGGAGAGTGCTCTAACAGAAGCTTATGTTCATCCTCAAGGGCAGGCATCTTTGGGGCCTTTGATCTTTCACCCATCAGATCGTTGTGAGTGGAGGAGTTCAGTTCTGGTAAGGAACAACCTTTCTGGTGTGGAGTGGTTGTCTTTGAGGGGAATCGGGGGGTCGTATTCTCTTGTCCTGCTTGAAAATTCAGAGCCTgttgaaaaattggaatttgaCCTTGACTTTTCTGATTCTTTGAACATTGTCAATCAAGAGAAGATGACATCCCAAATGCATGATTCCGTGCACTCATGTCATAAGCCTTTAATTAAGGTAATTTATGCCAAGAATACAGGAGATATGCCATTGGAGGTCAGGAGGATAAGGGTTTCTGGGACAGACTGTAAGTTGGATGGATTCACGGTTCACAATTGTACAAGTTTTTCTCTGAGACCTGGGGAAGCAAAGAAGCTTCTAATATCTTACAGAAGCAATTTTTTGGCTCCTGTGGAACATCGACATCTTGAATTGGATTTGGCAAGTGGAATTCTAATTATACCCATGAAAGCCAATATTCATTTGACCATGCTTGGTTCATGCAAGAAATCTCTGTTCTTGATTCGGGTGAAGAGAATATTTGCGGCGATCCTCCTTGCTGCTCTGTTTGTGTTGTTGGTATTATTTTGCTTCTTCCCCCAGATGACAGTCTCGCAGGACTGGCGATGTGGGAGAGGAAAGGATTCTATTATGACAACGCAGTGCAAAGGGAAATCCTCAAAAGTTCACTATAGTAGAAAAAGTAATAAACCTGTTGGGTCCACCAAGGTGGATCCTTTTCCTAACTTTCCAGTTGCAGATAAACCCTTACTACCGGAGTCCATGGCATATACTGATAATCTTCGTGGATGTGAAGAAGTACATGGGATTGGTGCGCCAGATACAAAATCAAATGCTCAGGATGTGGGAACACCGGTCATTCCTGCAGAAGCTCAGAAAGATAGGGAACGATCATGTTCGCCGTTAAGTTTGGTTGGTGCTGCTGAGAGCTGCAATGTGGTGGAGGAAGTATCGCAGCCTGGTAACCTCAGTGTCCGCATTGGAAAAGACAAAGGAAGAAGGCGGAGAAAGAGAAAGGGTGCTGGTGCAGGGTTTAGCACTCTACTTGAAGTTTCAAGTAGCCAAAGCGGAAATTCGACACCTTCATCTCCCTTATCTCCAGTCTCTTCTGTTCCTACACCCAGAAGAATGTGTCCTCTCTCTCCTGATCCGGATCCGGAACAATGTATTGAGACCAGAAATCCCCTTTCTCAGTGGCCAGACAGGGAGAGGCGTCAAGTTTCCAAACCTGATAAGAGCGCAAGCTGTTTGGAACCCGCAGtttcaaagaaaaagagttccGCTGTACTTCACGTGCAGCCCCCAGCACCAGCAAAAACTGCTAGTAAGCCCGTGCTATTGCCTTCTGCAACGTTCCCATGTGCTGGGAGACCCACCTCGAGTTTGCGTCCACACGCTCGAGCTCCCGGTTCTCATCTGTGCAGCCAAAAGATCATCAAGTCAGAGGAAAAGGCGGAATCTGAGAACAAGTTCACATATGACATCTGGGGGGATCATTTCTCCACTCTTCGTACGGCGGGTCGGTCGATGGATGACTTGGCCAAGATGTTCGGTACTGTAAATAGTGACTCTAACAGCTTCTTCGAACGGGGTCCGCAGACCCTGATGAACAAATACCAACCAGGATCTATAAGTTCTCAACAAGGTGGTTAG
- the LOC104457268 gene encoding uncharacterized protein LOC104457268 isoform X1, whose product MQLTTSSKDRADIMMVPIEAEIDDMAVTHDIAGLLSVSLESVTSSDVAGSFVSISLRNSATRVITVTKISEIANSKLFQIKYMDGLVLFPDTITQVALLTCNHVSDESHFTHETLDADRICKLLIQTNDSQSQIEILCQDILHVCSGRDSFSGYNHQVDNANFGNKRTLSLEHLRANAEALQTADLDEFVLGNWKSQGTNCEMSVLDKHEVFFHIVPIGTHLSKWITVHNPSQQPVIMQLLLNSGEMIDECKDPIQLGQPILSGILVHGESVKPPTYGFSVAESALTEAYVHPQGQASLGPLIFHPSDRCEWRSSVLVRNNLSGVEWLSLRGIGGSYSLVLLENSEPVEKLEFDLDFSDSLNIVNQEKMTSQMHDSVHSCHKPLIKVIYAKNTGDMPLEVRRIRVSGTDCKLDGFTVHNCTSFSLRPGEAKKLLISYRSNFLAPVEHRHLELDLASGILIIPMKANIHLTMLGSCKKSLFLIRVKRIFAAILLAALFVLLVLFCFFPQMTVSQDWRCGRGKDSIMTTQCKGKSSKVHYSRKSNKPVGSTKVDPFPNFPVADKPLLPESMAYTDNLRGCEEVHGIGAPDTKSNAQDVGTPVIPAEAQKDRERSCSPLSLVGAAESCNVVEEVSQPGNLSVRIGKDKGRRRRKRKGAGAGFSTLLEVSSSQSGNSTPSSPLSPVSSVPTPRRMCPLSPDPDPEQCIETRNPLSQWPDRERRQVSKPDKSASCLEPAVSKKKSSAVLHVQPPAPAKTASKPVLLPSATFPCAGRPTSSLRPHARAPGSHLCSQKIIKSEEKAESENKFTYDIWGDHFSTLRTAGRSMDDLAKMFGTVNSDSNSFFERGPQTLMNKYQPGSISSQQGG is encoded by the exons ATGCAATTAACAACATCTTCAAAAGATAGAGCTGACATTATGATGGTACCGATTGAAGCTGAGATAGATGATATGGCAGTAACTCATGATATAGCTGGTCTGCTTTCCGTCTCTCTTGAGAGCGTGACATCATCTGATGTTGCTGGAAGTTTTGTTAGCATATCTTTGAGGAATAGTGCTACACGTGTTATTACTGTTACTAAGATCAGTGAAATTGCAAATTCAAAGCTTTTTCAGATCAAGTACATGGACGGATTGGTACTCTTTCCTGACACCATTACCCAAGTTGCTTTACTTACTTGCAATCACGTTTCAGATGAAAGTCATTTTACTCATGAGACCCTTGATGCAGACAGAATATGTAAATTACTTATACAGACGAATGACTCTCAAAGTCAGATTGAAATTCTCTGCCAGGACATTCTACATGTCTGCTCAGGACGTGATTCCTTTTCTGGTTACAATCATCAGGTCGATAATGccaattttggaaataaaaggACATTATCATTGGAGCATTTGCGAGCAAATGCTGAG gcacTGCAGACTGCAGATTTAGATGAGTTCGTGCTAGGAAACTGGAAATCTCAAGGTACCAATTGTGAGATGTCGGTGCTTGATAAGCATGAGGTTTTCTTCCACATCGTTCCCATTGGGACTCATCTCTCCAAGTGGATCACTGTGCATAATCCAAGTCAGCAACCAGTCATAATGCAACTGCTTTTGAACTCGGGAGAAATGATTGATGAGTGCAAGGACCCAATTCAACTTGGGCAGCCTATTTTGTCTGGCATCTTGGTTCATGGTGAATCTGTCAAACCACCGACCTATGGGTTTTCTGTAGCGGAGAGTGCTCTAACAGAAGCTTATGTTCATCCTCAAGGGCAGGCATCTTTGGGGCCTTTGATCTTTCACCCATCAGATCGTTGTGAGTGGAGGAGTTCAGTTCTGGTAAGGAACAACCTTTCTGGTGTGGAGTGGTTGTCTTTGAGGGGAATCGGGGGGTCGTATTCTCTTGTCCTGCTTGAAAATTCAGAGCCTgttgaaaaattggaatttgaCCTTGACTTTTCTGATTCTTTGAACATTGTCAATCAAGAGAAGATGACATCCCAAATGCATGATTCCGTGCACTCATGTCATAAGCCTTTAATTAAGGTAATTTATGCCAAGAATACAGGAGATATGCCATTGGAGGTCAGGAGGATAAGGGTTTCTGGGACAGACTGTAAGTTGGATGGATTCACGGTTCACAATTGTACAAGTTTTTCTCTGAGACCTGGGGAAGCAAAGAAGCTTCTAATATCTTACAGAAGCAATTTTTTGGCTCCTGTGGAACATCGACATCTTGAATTGGATTTGGCAAGTGGAATTCTAATTATACCCATGAAAGCCAATATTCATTTGACCATGCTTGGTTCATGCAAGAAATCTCTGTTCTTGATTCGGGTGAAGAGAATATTTGCGGCGATCCTCCTTGCTGCTCTGTTTGTGTTGTTGGTATTATTTTGCTTCTTCCCCCAGATGACAGTCTCGCAGGACTGGCGATGTGGGAGAGGAAAGGATTCTATTATGACAACGCAGTGCAAAGGGAAATCCTCAAAAGTTCACTATAGTAGAAAAAGTAATAAACCTGTTGGGTCCACCAAGGTGGATCCTTTTCCTAACTTTCCAGTTGCAGATAAACCCTTACTACCGGAGTCCATGGCATATACTGATAATCTTCGTGGATGTGAAGAAGTACATGGGATTGGTGCGCCAGATACAAAATCAAATGCTCAGGATGTGGGAACACCGGTCATTCCTGCAGAAGCTCAGAAAGATAGGGAACGATCATGTTCGCCGTTAAGTTTGGTTGGTGCTGCTGAGAGCTGCAATGTGGTGGAGGAAGTATCGCAGCCTGGTAACCTCAGTGTCCGCATTGGAAAAGACAAAGGAAGAAGGCGGAGAAAGAGAAAGGGTGCTGGTGCAGGGTTTAGCACTCTACTTGAAGTTTCAAGTAGCCAAAGCGGAAATTCGACACCTTCATCTCCCTTATCTCCAGTCTCTTCTGTTCCTACACCCAGAAGAATGTGTCCTCTCTCTCCTGATCCGGATCCGGAACAATGTATTGAGACCAGAAATCCCCTTTCTCAGTGGCCAGACAGGGAGAGGCGTCAAGTTTCCAAACCTGATAAGAGCGCAAGCTGTTTGGAACCCGCAGtttcaaagaaaaagagttccGCTGTACTTCACGTGCAGCCCCCAGCACCAGCAAAAACTGCTAGTAAGCCCGTGCTATTGCCTTCTGCAACGTTCCCATGTGCTGGGAGACCCACCTCGAGTTTGCGTCCACACGCTCGAGCTCCCGGTTCTCATCTGTGCAGCCAAAAGATCATCAAGTCAGAGGAAAAGGCGGAATCTGAGAACAAGTTCACATATGACATCTGGGGGGATCATTTCTCCACTCTTCGTACGGCGGGTCGGTCGATGGATGACTTGGCCAAGATGTTCGGTACTGTAAATAGTGACTCTAACAGCTTCTTCGAACGGGGTCCGCAGACCCTGATGAACAAATACCAACCAGGATCTATAAGTTCTCAACAAGGTGGTTAG
- the LOC104457268 gene encoding uncharacterized protein LOC104457268 isoform X3 has protein sequence MQLTTSSKDRADIMMVPIEAEIDDMAVTHDIAGLLSVSLESVTSSDVAGSFVSISLRNSATRVITVTKISEIANSKLFQIKYMDGLVLFPDTITQVALLTCNHVSDESHFTHETLDADRICKLLIQTNDSQSQIEILCQDILHVCSGRDSFSGYNHQVDNANFGNKRTLSLEHLRANAEALQTADLDEFVLGNWKSQGTNCEMSVLDKHEVFFHIVPIGTHLSKWITVHNPSQQPVIMQLLLNSGEMIDECKDPIQLGQPILSGILVHGESVKPPTYGFSVAESALTEAYVHPQGQASLGPLIFHPSDRCEWRSSVLVRNNLSGVEWLSLRGIGGSYSLVLLENSEPVEKLEFDLDFSDSLNIVNQEKMTSQMHDSVHSCHKPLIKVIYAKNTGDMPLEVRRIRVSGTDCKLDGFTVHNCTSFSLRPGEAKKLLISYRSNFLAPVEHRHLELDLASGILIIPMKANIHLTMLGSCKKSLFLIRVKRIFAAILLAALFVLLVLFCFFPQMTVSQDWRCGRGKDSIMTTQCKGKSSKVHYSRKSNKPVGSTKVDPFPNFPVADKPLLPESMAYTDNLRGCEEVHGIGAPDTKSNAQDVGTPVIPAEAQKDRERSCSPLSLVGAAESCNVVEEVSQPGNLSVRIGKDKGRRRRKRKGAGAGFSTLLEVSSSQSGNSTPSSPLSPVSSVPTPRRMCPLSPDPDPEQCIETRNPLSQWPDRERRQVSKPDKSASCLEPAVSKKKSSAVLHVQPPAPAKTASKPVLLPSATFPCAGRPTSSLRPHARAPGSHLCSQKIIKSEEKAESENKFTYDIWGDHFSTLRTAGRSMDDLAKMFGTVNSDSNSFFERGPQTLMNKYQPGSISSQQG, from the exons ATGCAATTAACAACATCTTCAAAAGATAGAGCTGACATTATGATGGTACCGATTGAAGCTGAGATAGATGATATGGCAGTAACTCATGATATAGCTGGTCTGCTTTCCGTCTCTCTTGAGAGCGTGACATCATCTGATGTTGCTGGAAGTTTTGTTAGCATATCTTTGAGGAATAGTGCTACACGTGTTATTACTGTTACTAAGATCAGTGAAATTGCAAATTCAAAGCTTTTTCAGATCAAGTACATGGACGGATTGGTACTCTTTCCTGACACCATTACCCAAGTTGCTTTACTTACTTGCAATCACGTTTCAGATGAAAGTCATTTTACTCATGAGACCCTTGATGCAGACAGAATATGTAAATTACTTATACAGACGAATGACTCTCAAAGTCAGATTGAAATTCTCTGCCAGGACATTCTACATGTCTGCTCAGGACGTGATTCCTTTTCTGGTTACAATCATCAGGTCGATAATGccaattttggaaataaaaggACATTATCATTGGAGCATTTGCGAGCAAATGCTGAG gcacTGCAGACTGCAGATTTAGATGAGTTCGTGCTAGGAAACTGGAAATCTCAAGGTACCAATTGTGAGATGTCGGTGCTTGATAAGCATGAGGTTTTCTTCCACATCGTTCCCATTGGGACTCATCTCTCCAAGTGGATCACTGTGCATAATCCAAGTCAGCAACCAGTCATAATGCAACTGCTTTTGAACTCGGGAGAAATGATTGATGAGTGCAAGGACCCAATTCAACTTGGGCAGCCTATTTTGTCTGGCATCTTGGTTCATGGTGAATCTGTCAAACCACCGACCTATGGGTTTTCTGTAGCGGAGAGTGCTCTAACAGAAGCTTATGTTCATCCTCAAGGGCAGGCATCTTTGGGGCCTTTGATCTTTCACCCATCAGATCGTTGTGAGTGGAGGAGTTCAGTTCTGGTAAGGAACAACCTTTCTGGTGTGGAGTGGTTGTCTTTGAGGGGAATCGGGGGGTCGTATTCTCTTGTCCTGCTTGAAAATTCAGAGCCTgttgaaaaattggaatttgaCCTTGACTTTTCTGATTCTTTGAACATTGTCAATCAAGAGAAGATGACATCCCAAATGCATGATTCCGTGCACTCATGTCATAAGCCTTTAATTAAGGTAATTTATGCCAAGAATACAGGAGATATGCCATTGGAGGTCAGGAGGATAAGGGTTTCTGGGACAGACTGTAAGTTGGATGGATTCACGGTTCACAATTGTACAAGTTTTTCTCTGAGACCTGGGGAAGCAAAGAAGCTTCTAATATCTTACAGAAGCAATTTTTTGGCTCCTGTGGAACATCGACATCTTGAATTGGATTTGGCAAGTGGAATTCTAATTATACCCATGAAAGCCAATATTCATTTGACCATGCTTGGTTCATGCAAGAAATCTCTGTTCTTGATTCGGGTGAAGAGAATATTTGCGGCGATCCTCCTTGCTGCTCTGTTTGTGTTGTTGGTATTATTTTGCTTCTTCCCCCAGATGACAGTCTCGCAGGACTGGCGATGTGGGAGAGGAAAGGATTCTATTATGACAACGCAGTGCAAAGGGAAATCCTCAAAAGTTCACTATAGTAGAAAAAGTAATAAACCTGTTGGGTCCACCAAGGTGGATCCTTTTCCTAACTTTCCAGTTGCAGATAAACCCTTACTACCGGAGTCCATGGCATATACTGATAATCTTCGTGGATGTGAAGAAGTACATGGGATTGGTGCGCCAGATACAAAATCAAATGCTCAGGATGTGGGAACACCGGTCATTCCTGCAGAAGCTCAGAAAGATAGGGAACGATCATGTTCGCCGTTAAGTTTGGTTGGTGCTGCTGAGAGCTGCAATGTGGTGGAGGAAGTATCGCAGCCTGGTAACCTCAGTGTCCGCATTGGAAAAGACAAAGGAAGAAGGCGGAGAAAGAGAAAGGGTGCTGGTGCAGGGTTTAGCACTCTACTTGAAGTTTCAAGTAGCCAAAGCGGAAATTCGACACCTTCATCTCCCTTATCTCCAGTCTCTTCTGTTCCTACACCCAGAAGAATGTGTCCTCTCTCTCCTGATCCGGATCCGGAACAATGTATTGAGACCAGAAATCCCCTTTCTCAGTGGCCAGACAGGGAGAGGCGTCAAGTTTCCAAACCTGATAAGAGCGCAAGCTGTTTGGAACCCGCAGtttcaaagaaaaagagttccGCTGTACTTCACGTGCAGCCCCCAGCACCAGCAAAAACTGCTAGTAAGCCCGTGCTATTGCCTTCTGCAACGTTCCCATGTGCTGGGAGACCCACCTCGAGTTTGCGTCCACACGCTCGAGCTCCCGGTTCTCATCTGTGCAGCCAAAAGATCATCAAGTCAGAGGAAAAGGCGGAATCTGAGAACAAGTTCACATATGACATCTGGGGGGATCATTTCTCCACTCTTCGTACGGCGGGTCGGTCGATGGATGACTTGGCCAAGATGTTCGGTACTGTAAATAGTGACTCTAACAGCTTCTTCGAACGGGGTCCGCAGACCCTGATGAACAAATACCAACCAGGATCTATAAGTTCTCAACAAG GTTAA
- the LOC104457268 gene encoding uncharacterized protein LOC104457268 isoform X2, which produces MQLTTSSKDRADIMMVPIEAEIDDMAVTHDIAGLLSVSLESVTSSDVAGSFVSISLRNSATRVITVTKISEIANSKLFQIKYMDGLVLFPDTITQVALLTCNHVSDESHFTHETLDADRICKLLIQTNDSQSQIEILCQDILHVCSGRDSFSGYNHQVDNANFGNKRTLSLEHLRANAEALQTADLDEFVLGNWKSQGTNCEMSVLDKHEVFFHIVPIGTHLSKWITVHNPSQQPVIMQLLLNSGEMIDECKDPIQLGQPILSGILVHGESVKPPTYGFSVAESALTEAYVHPQGQASLGPLIFHPSDRCEWRSSVLVRNNLSGVEWLSLRGIGGSYSLVLLENSEPVEKLEFDLDFSDSLNIVNQEKMTSQMHDSVHSCHKPLIKVIYAKNTGDMPLEVRRIRVSGTDCKLDGFTVHNCTSFSLRPGEAKKLLISYRSNFLAPVEHRHLELDLASGILIIPMKANIHLTMLGSCKKSLFLIRVKRIFAAILLAALFVLLVLFCFFPQMTVSQDWRCGRGKDSIMTTQCKGKSSKVHYSRKSNKPVGSTKVDPFPNFPVADKPLLPESMAYTDNLRGCEEVHGIGAPDTKSNAQDVGTPVIPAEAQKDRERSCSPLSLVGAAESCNVVEEVSQPGNLSVRIGKDKGRRRRKRKGAGAGFSTLLEVSSSQSGNSTPSSPLSPVSSVPTPRRMCPLSPDPDPEQCIETRNPLSQWPDRERRQVSKPDKSASCLEPAVSKKKSSAVLHVQPPAPAKTASKPVLLPSATFPCAGRPTSSLRPHARAPGSHLCSQKIIKSEEKAESENKFTYDIWGDHFSTLRTAGRSMDDLAKMFGTVNSDSNSFFERGPQTLMNKYQPGSISSQQGP; this is translated from the exons ATGCAATTAACAACATCTTCAAAAGATAGAGCTGACATTATGATGGTACCGATTGAAGCTGAGATAGATGATATGGCAGTAACTCATGATATAGCTGGTCTGCTTTCCGTCTCTCTTGAGAGCGTGACATCATCTGATGTTGCTGGAAGTTTTGTTAGCATATCTTTGAGGAATAGTGCTACACGTGTTATTACTGTTACTAAGATCAGTGAAATTGCAAATTCAAAGCTTTTTCAGATCAAGTACATGGACGGATTGGTACTCTTTCCTGACACCATTACCCAAGTTGCTTTACTTACTTGCAATCACGTTTCAGATGAAAGTCATTTTACTCATGAGACCCTTGATGCAGACAGAATATGTAAATTACTTATACAGACGAATGACTCTCAAAGTCAGATTGAAATTCTCTGCCAGGACATTCTACATGTCTGCTCAGGACGTGATTCCTTTTCTGGTTACAATCATCAGGTCGATAATGccaattttggaaataaaaggACATTATCATTGGAGCATTTGCGAGCAAATGCTGAG gcacTGCAGACTGCAGATTTAGATGAGTTCGTGCTAGGAAACTGGAAATCTCAAGGTACCAATTGTGAGATGTCGGTGCTTGATAAGCATGAGGTTTTCTTCCACATCGTTCCCATTGGGACTCATCTCTCCAAGTGGATCACTGTGCATAATCCAAGTCAGCAACCAGTCATAATGCAACTGCTTTTGAACTCGGGAGAAATGATTGATGAGTGCAAGGACCCAATTCAACTTGGGCAGCCTATTTTGTCTGGCATCTTGGTTCATGGTGAATCTGTCAAACCACCGACCTATGGGTTTTCTGTAGCGGAGAGTGCTCTAACAGAAGCTTATGTTCATCCTCAAGGGCAGGCATCTTTGGGGCCTTTGATCTTTCACCCATCAGATCGTTGTGAGTGGAGGAGTTCAGTTCTGGTAAGGAACAACCTTTCTGGTGTGGAGTGGTTGTCTTTGAGGGGAATCGGGGGGTCGTATTCTCTTGTCCTGCTTGAAAATTCAGAGCCTgttgaaaaattggaatttgaCCTTGACTTTTCTGATTCTTTGAACATTGTCAATCAAGAGAAGATGACATCCCAAATGCATGATTCCGTGCACTCATGTCATAAGCCTTTAATTAAGGTAATTTATGCCAAGAATACAGGAGATATGCCATTGGAGGTCAGGAGGATAAGGGTTTCTGGGACAGACTGTAAGTTGGATGGATTCACGGTTCACAATTGTACAAGTTTTTCTCTGAGACCTGGGGAAGCAAAGAAGCTTCTAATATCTTACAGAAGCAATTTTTTGGCTCCTGTGGAACATCGACATCTTGAATTGGATTTGGCAAGTGGAATTCTAATTATACCCATGAAAGCCAATATTCATTTGACCATGCTTGGTTCATGCAAGAAATCTCTGTTCTTGATTCGGGTGAAGAGAATATTTGCGGCGATCCTCCTTGCTGCTCTGTTTGTGTTGTTGGTATTATTTTGCTTCTTCCCCCAGATGACAGTCTCGCAGGACTGGCGATGTGGGAGAGGAAAGGATTCTATTATGACAACGCAGTGCAAAGGGAAATCCTCAAAAGTTCACTATAGTAGAAAAAGTAATAAACCTGTTGGGTCCACCAAGGTGGATCCTTTTCCTAACTTTCCAGTTGCAGATAAACCCTTACTACCGGAGTCCATGGCATATACTGATAATCTTCGTGGATGTGAAGAAGTACATGGGATTGGTGCGCCAGATACAAAATCAAATGCTCAGGATGTGGGAACACCGGTCATTCCTGCAGAAGCTCAGAAAGATAGGGAACGATCATGTTCGCCGTTAAGTTTGGTTGGTGCTGCTGAGAGCTGCAATGTGGTGGAGGAAGTATCGCAGCCTGGTAACCTCAGTGTCCGCATTGGAAAAGACAAAGGAAGAAGGCGGAGAAAGAGAAAGGGTGCTGGTGCAGGGTTTAGCACTCTACTTGAAGTTTCAAGTAGCCAAAGCGGAAATTCGACACCTTCATCTCCCTTATCTCCAGTCTCTTCTGTTCCTACACCCAGAAGAATGTGTCCTCTCTCTCCTGATCCGGATCCGGAACAATGTATTGAGACCAGAAATCCCCTTTCTCAGTGGCCAGACAGGGAGAGGCGTCAAGTTTCCAAACCTGATAAGAGCGCAAGCTGTTTGGAACCCGCAGtttcaaagaaaaagagttccGCTGTACTTCACGTGCAGCCCCCAGCACCAGCAAAAACTGCTAGTAAGCCCGTGCTATTGCCTTCTGCAACGTTCCCATGTGCTGGGAGACCCACCTCGAGTTTGCGTCCACACGCTCGAGCTCCCGGTTCTCATCTGTGCAGCCAAAAGATCATCAAGTCAGAGGAAAAGGCGGAATCTGAGAACAAGTTCACATATGACATCTGGGGGGATCATTTCTCCACTCTTCGTACGGCGGGTCGGTCGATGGATGACTTGGCCAAGATGTTCGGTACTGTAAATAGTGACTCTAACAGCTTCTTCGAACGGGGTCCGCAGACCCTGATGAACAAATACCAACCAGGATCTATAAGTTCTCAACAAG GCCCGTGA